Proteins from one Pseudomonadota bacterium genomic window:
- a CDS encoding penicillin-binding protein 2, translating to MSMVPPASSTCGPMPGAVNGPGHLLRHAQAMVENVSTSDKPGHQGASDHPIRIQGEAKTLASETRGRIVWFGIILCCVYAVIGGRLLELAARSPAAPVLAATPQEQIRASRPDIVDRNGVLLATDVPATAVYADPSILVDVDDAIDRLSQAMPGLSRDALRARLERESQFEWIARDLTPSQRDTLMRQGIPGVGFLEENRRFYPGGRLAAHVLGAVNVDHEGLAGMERYLDQGPLANLAEFGFLDDLDVAFAPQALSIDVRVQHVVREVLAQALDTYSAIGATAAVLDVRTGEVVAMASLPDFDPNTRDGLGEDAALNRAVGGVYELGSVFKVLTIAGGLDSGAITMDSMHDARRPIRIGNSTINDFHARRAILSTSEVFTSSSNIGTIRIAEAMGIPVQREYYDRLGLLSRLDVELPGAARPFYPEGEWSRLSAATISFGHGLTTTPLQMLAAVAATVNGGIYIEPTFLPREETDAMSAARRVLSEQTSAHMRQMFRANVDHGSGRRAAVDGLDVGGKTGTAEKIVDGAYSGDHRLNSFVSAFPMHDPAYAMIVVLDEPQPAEGQRSATAGLNTAPMTRQIVERIGPLLGLVPQADRVQ from the coding sequence ATGAGTATGGTTCCCCCGGCCAGTAGCACGTGCGGCCCGATGCCCGGAGCGGTGAACGGGCCGGGGCATCTACTGCGCCACGCACAGGCAATGGTGGAGAACGTCAGCACGTCCGATAAGCCGGGTCATCAAGGCGCCTCCGATCATCCGATCCGCATTCAAGGCGAAGCAAAGACGCTGGCTTCGGAAACGCGCGGAAGAATTGTCTGGTTCGGGATCATCTTGTGCTGCGTCTATGCTGTTATCGGCGGGCGACTTTTGGAACTTGCGGCCCGCTCACCTGCTGCTCCCGTGCTTGCTGCAACGCCGCAAGAGCAAATCCGAGCCAGCCGGCCGGATATTGTTGATCGGAACGGTGTTCTGCTCGCCACAGATGTGCCGGCGACCGCGGTTTATGCTGATCCGTCAATTCTGGTTGATGTGGACGATGCCATTGATAGGCTTTCGCAGGCCATGCCAGGCCTTTCCCGTGACGCGCTACGCGCTCGGCTTGAAAGGGAAAGCCAGTTCGAATGGATCGCGCGGGATCTGACACCGTCGCAGCGCGATACCCTGATGCGCCAAGGCATACCGGGCGTCGGTTTCCTTGAAGAAAATCGCCGGTTCTATCCGGGCGGACGTTTGGCGGCGCATGTACTGGGGGCCGTAAACGTCGACCATGAAGGTCTTGCGGGCATGGAGCGGTATCTCGATCAGGGTCCACTGGCCAATCTGGCAGAGTTCGGGTTTCTTGATGATCTGGACGTGGCATTTGCGCCTCAAGCCTTGTCGATCGATGTTCGGGTCCAGCATGTTGTGCGCGAGGTGCTTGCGCAGGCGTTGGATACCTACAGCGCTATCGGTGCCACAGCTGCAGTCCTTGATGTCCGCACAGGGGAAGTTGTGGCCATGGCCTCGCTACCCGATTTCGACCCCAATACTCGTGATGGTCTCGGCGAGGATGCCGCGCTTAATCGCGCGGTTGGTGGCGTCTACGAGCTCGGTTCGGTTTTCAAGGTATTGACGATTGCGGGCGGCCTTGATTCCGGCGCTATCACCATGGATTCGATGCACGACGCCCGGCGGCCAATTCGCATTGGCAATTCGACGATCAATGACTTCCATGCCCGCCGAGCGATTTTGTCGACCAGCGAAGTTTTCACATCTTCGTCGAACATCGGCACCATTCGTATTGCCGAAGCCATGGGTATCCCCGTGCAGCGCGAGTACTACGACCGTCTTGGGCTTCTCTCGCGCCTTGATGTCGAGCTACCCGGCGCAGCACGGCCTTTTTACCCCGAAGGCGAATGGTCGAGGCTGTCGGCAGCGACAATATCTTTCGGTCACGGTTTGACGACCACACCCCTGCAGATGTTGGCGGCGGTCGCCGCTACTGTAAATGGTGGGATCTACATCGAACCGACCTTCCTGCCGCGCGAGGAGACCGATGCTATGAGTGCGGCGCGTAGGGTTTTGTCGGAGCAGACCAGCGCGCACATGCGGCAGATGTTCCGAGCGAATGTTGATCATGGGTCTGGTCGGCGTGCTGCTGTGGATGGCCTCGACGTCGGGGGAAAGACCGGGACGGCCGAGAAGATCGTTGATGGTGCCTATTCAGGTGATCACCGGTTGAACAGTTTCGTTTCCGCCTTCCCGATGCATGACCCCGCTTACGCCATGATTGTCGTGCTTGATGAGCCCCAGCCAGCAGAGGGTCAGCGCAGCGCAACGGCAGGCCTCAACACCGCCCCGATGACCCGGCAAATCGTGGAGCGTATCGGGCCATTGCTCGGTCTGGTGCCACAGGCCGACCGCGTTCAGTGA
- a CDS encoding UDP-N-acetylmuramoyl-L-alanyl-D-glutamate--2,6-diaminopimelate ligase: MTGSPRLDALIDKDTEIVSGSGKQAVAGLALDSRRVQPGFLFAALKGAARHGKDFIEQAVIDGAAIILLDRDVQVDLPPGVTELRAADARRSFALIASRFFARQPQTIVAVTGTSGKTSTAAFTRQLFQALGHEAAAMGTLGITRNEGAQAGALTTPDSVSLHQALKDLADGGVTHLAMEASSHGLDQRRLDGVALKAAAFTNLGRDHLDYHPTMDEYFAAKARLFDPLLPADGRAVVWLDDAYGERMVQLAQARGQTLLTAGMGRGDLSVQTVKPTGPLQEVSFTFEGTTQSITLPLPGLFQVANAMVAAGLAISAGCDPLHVFSALEGLKGARGRLEFVGESKRGGRVFVDYAHKPGAVEEALKALRPFTDGQLTIVLGAGGDRDRGKRPLMGAAAADFADAVIITDDNPRTEDPALIRKAVLDGAPDALEIGERGDAIQAGIAMLNAGDILLVAGKGHETGQEIHGVKHPFSDHEVIERLLAEGA; this comes from the coding sequence ATGACCGGCTCCCCGCGCCTCGATGCGCTTATCGATAAAGACACCGAGATTGTCTCAGGTTCCGGCAAGCAGGCCGTTGCGGGTCTGGCGCTCGACAGCCGCCGGGTTCAGCCCGGTTTCCTGTTTGCGGCCCTCAAAGGGGCAGCGCGTCATGGCAAAGACTTTATCGAGCAAGCCGTTATCGATGGCGCAGCCATCATATTGCTTGACCGTGATGTGCAAGTCGATTTGCCGCCTGGGGTCACAGAATTGCGCGCCGCTGACGCGCGGCGAAGCTTCGCGTTGATTGCCTCCCGTTTTTTTGCGCGGCAGCCCCAGACAATTGTCGCGGTCACCGGCACCTCGGGAAAGACCTCCACAGCTGCGTTCACGCGCCAGCTATTTCAGGCTCTCGGTCACGAAGCCGCTGCGATGGGGACACTGGGGATCACCCGCAACGAGGGGGCGCAGGCCGGTGCGTTGACGACGCCGGACTCGGTTTCCTTACACCAGGCGTTGAAGGATCTTGCTGATGGCGGTGTCACCCATTTGGCCATGGAAGCGTCCTCCCATGGCCTCGACCAGCGGCGTCTCGATGGCGTCGCTTTAAAGGCGGCGGCGTTTACCAACCTCGGCAGGGATCATCTCGATTATCATCCTACCATGGATGAGTATTTTGCCGCAAAGGCCCGGTTGTTTGACCCCTTGCTGCCGGCGGATGGGCGCGCCGTCGTCTGGCTGGACGATGCCTACGGAGAGCGCATGGTGCAGCTCGCGCAAGCGCGCGGCCAGACCCTTTTGACGGCCGGGATGGGCCGCGGTGATCTATCCGTTCAGACGGTGAAACCGACTGGGCCTTTGCAGGAGGTTTCTTTCACTTTTGAAGGCACGACACAGTCAATCACACTGCCGCTACCCGGCCTGTTTCAGGTTGCAAACGCAATGGTTGCTGCTGGCCTTGCGATCAGTGCGGGTTGCGACCCGCTTCACGTCTTTTCTGCATTGGAAGGCCTCAAGGGGGCGCGCGGACGGCTCGAGTTCGTTGGTGAAAGCAAGCGCGGTGGCCGCGTCTTTGTCGATTACGCGCACAAGCCGGGCGCGGTCGAAGAAGCGCTCAAGGCCTTGCGTCCCTTCACAGATGGCCAGCTGACCATTGTCCTGGGCGCTGGTGGTGATCGCGACCGTGGCAAGCGCCCTTTGATGGGGGCCGCTGCAGCCGACTTTGCCGACGCGGTCATCATCACCGATGACAATCCCAGAACCGAGGACCCCGCGCTCATTCGCAAGGCGGTCCTTGATGGAGCTCCCGACGCCCTTGAAATTGGCGAGCGCGGGGATGCGATCCAGGCGGGCATCGCGATGTTGAATGCTGGCGATATTCTGCTGGTCGCTGGAAAAGGCCACGAAACCGGCCAGGAAATTCACGGGGTGAAACACCCGTTTTCCGATCATGAGGTCATCGAGCGCCTGCTTGCGGAGGGCGCGTGA
- a CDS encoding UDP-N-acetylmuramoylalanyl-D-glutamyl-2,6-diaminopimelate--D-alanyl-D-alanine ligase, protein MVQALWTIDEIVAATGGCLEGEPSDVSGVSIDSRTVAPGDLFIAIKGDSFDGHDFVAAALEAGASAALVSDEKASDIETPRGGLVIVPDAYDGMVALARAARERTKARILAITGSVGKTSTKETFRLILSGFGVTHAPVKSFNNHWGVPLTLCRMPRDADFGVFEIGMNARGEIAPLSRLVRPDLAMITTVAAVHLENLGSLEAIAREKSDIFEGFENGGIAVLHGDLDLSQLLIDRAKGCGADQVLTFGHGAGLDAELLQVALLPHCSSVNARITGRELTYKVGAPGEHLVINSLGVLAACSALGIDLARAGMALASMKQPEGRGRQHILDTAGDPITLLDESYNANPASVEAALMVLSRMPVGPRGRRIAVLGDMLELGEQAEAMHAGLAQALVAAKVDKVFASGSLMRALWRVVPLDMRGHYGASAHELAQPMLDDLTPGDAVMVKGSLGSKMGPLVEKIIDRFSSAERA, encoded by the coding sequence ATGGTTCAAGCGCTTTGGACGATCGACGAAATTGTTGCTGCAACGGGTGGCTGCCTGGAAGGTGAGCCATCCGACGTTTCCGGTGTTTCCATCGATAGCCGGACGGTTGCGCCGGGCGATTTGTTCATCGCTATCAAGGGGGACAGCTTTGATGGCCATGATTTCGTGGCTGCAGCACTTGAAGCGGGCGCGTCGGCGGCATTGGTCTCGGACGAGAAAGCGTCGGATATTGAAACGCCTCGTGGCGGTTTGGTCATCGTTCCGGACGCCTACGATGGTATGGTCGCGCTGGCTCGCGCCGCACGGGAAAGGACCAAGGCGCGTATCCTTGCGATAACCGGTTCTGTTGGAAAAACGTCTACCAAGGAGACCTTTCGGCTCATCTTATCGGGTTTTGGCGTTACCCACGCACCCGTCAAGAGCTTCAACAATCATTGGGGCGTGCCGCTCACCTTGTGCAGGATGCCCCGCGACGCTGATTTTGGTGTCTTTGAGATCGGAATGAATGCCCGCGGTGAGATAGCTCCGCTGTCGCGATTGGTGCGACCCGACCTGGCAATGATCACAACCGTTGCGGCGGTTCATCTGGAAAACCTCGGCTCGCTGGAAGCGATCGCGCGCGAAAAGTCAGACATCTTTGAAGGTTTTGAGAATGGCGGGATTGCCGTTCTTCATGGTGACCTTGACCTGTCGCAACTGCTTATCGACCGTGCGAAGGGCTGTGGCGCGGATCAAGTTCTGACGTTTGGACACGGCGCTGGTCTTGATGCTGAGTTGCTTCAAGTTGCGCTGTTACCTCACTGTTCCAGCGTCAATGCACGCATTACCGGACGCGAATTGACCTACAAGGTTGGCGCGCCAGGTGAGCATCTGGTGATCAACTCTCTGGGCGTGCTCGCGGCATGCTCAGCTCTTGGTATCGATCTGGCCCGGGCCGGAATGGCACTGGCTTCAATGAAGCAGCCCGAAGGTCGCGGCAGGCAACACATACTCGATACCGCAGGCGACCCCATCACGCTTCTGGATGAGAGCTATAACGCCAACCCTGCCTCGGTCGAAGCGGCCCTGATGGTGCTCTCGAGGATGCCAGTCGGCCCGCGGGGTCGGCGGATCGCTGTTCTTGGCGATATGCTGGAGCTTGGAGAGCAGGCGGAGGCGATGCATGCCGGGTTGGCGCAGGCGTTGGTCGCGGCGAAGGTTGATAAAGTGTTTGCCAGTGGGTCGCTGATGCGGGCGTTATGGCGCGTTGTACCCTTGGACATGCGCGGTCACTATGGCGCGTCGGCGCACGAACTGGCCCAACCCATGCTTGATGATCTGACACCTGGCGACGCGGTCATGGTCAAAGGATCGCTGGGCAGCAAGATGGGGCCGCTGGTAGAAAAGATCATAGACCGCTTCAGCAGTGCCGAGCGCGCCTGA
- the rsmH gene encoding 16S rRNA (cytosine(1402)-N(4))-methyltransferase RsmH — protein MSTTPHVPVLLNEVLEALAPLDEARIVDGTFGAGGYSKALLSSGAKVIGFDRDPAAIAAGQALQVRYPDRFTLVESPFSKIDHALREHDLAPVDGLVLDIGVSSMQLDQAERGFSFRHDGPLDMRMSGEGLSAADIVNQWSETALADLFYRYGEERRSRAIARLICEVRQDWRIETTGALANLIEKLLPPRSRGQGPMIHPATRTFQALRIAVNDELNELVGALLAAERSLKPGGRLVVVTFHSLEDRIVKRFLAGPANAGSRHMPELGHKQGSFKVVTRRPVVPTDGELEANPRSRSAKLRAGVRISTPRGDELTDQQFVSFARELGVPQLIESGGRKVPAFRKVAGDQHARG, from the coding sequence ATGAGCACCACCCCGCACGTTCCTGTTCTTCTTAATGAGGTGCTTGAAGCCTTGGCGCCACTTGATGAAGCCCGCATTGTCGACGGGACCTTCGGGGCAGGCGGATATAGCAAGGCTTTGCTGAGCTCGGGTGCAAAGGTCATAGGCTTTGACCGGGATCCGGCAGCGATTGCAGCCGGGCAGGCGCTGCAAGTTCGATACCCCGACAGGTTCACGCTGGTCGAAAGCCCATTTTCCAAGATTGATCACGCCTTGCGCGAGCATGATCTCGCGCCGGTTGATGGTTTGGTTCTCGATATCGGTGTGTCATCGATGCAGCTTGATCAAGCTGAACGCGGTTTTTCATTTCGGCATGACGGACCGCTGGACATGCGCATGAGCGGTGAAGGACTGAGCGCTGCTGACATCGTCAACCAGTGGAGCGAAACGGCCCTGGCGGACCTATTCTACCGCTATGGCGAGGAGCGCCGCTCACGAGCGATTGCACGCCTGATCTGCGAGGTGCGGCAGGACTGGCGCATAGAAACAACCGGTGCACTTGCCAATCTTATCGAAAAACTGCTGCCCCCACGGTCCCGAGGGCAGGGACCAATGATCCATCCCGCAACCCGCACCTTTCAAGCGCTGCGCATTGCCGTCAATGATGAGTTGAATGAATTGGTGGGCGCGCTGCTTGCCGCTGAGCGATCGCTGAAGCCCGGTGGGCGCCTGGTGGTGGTCACCTTCCACTCACTTGAAGACCGGATCGTGAAGCGCTTTTTGGCCGGGCCAGCGAATGCGGGCTCACGGCATATGCCGGAGCTCGGTCACAAACAGGGTAGCTTTAAGGTTGTTACGCGGCGGCCGGTCGTCCCAACAGACGGTGAACTGGAGGCCAACCCTCGTTCACGTTCGGCCAAACTGCGAGCGGGTGTCCGTATTAGCACGCCGCGCGGCGATGAATTGACGGACCAACAGTTCGTCAGTTTCGCCCGTGAATTGGGCGTTCCGCAGTTGATCGAGAGTGGTGGGCGCAAGGTACCCGCCTTTCGCAAGGTTGCGGGAGACCAGCATGCGCGTGGTTGA
- a CDS encoding division/cell wall cluster transcriptional repressor MraZ — MVLVERISAMQTFVSTFEMRTDVKGRVSIPKAYREVLRADGFEGLYCIPSPDGQSIDAGGSKLMGMLDAKLAALDPTSFDYDLLATAFFGESEILSVEKEGRISLSPRLKSLAGIERELIFVGKGYKFQIWSPERYARYREKAIEQARRVLWGDQSGATLAAQGSGGEDRS, encoded by the coding sequence ATGGTTTTGGTGGAGCGTATCAGCGCGATGCAGACCTTCGTTTCGACTTTCGAGATGCGAACGGATGTCAAGGGCCGGGTCAGCATACCCAAGGCTTACCGCGAGGTTCTGCGCGCGGACGGCTTCGAAGGGCTGTACTGCATACCAAGTCCAGACGGTCAGTCGATCGATGCGGGCGGCTCGAAACTGATGGGCATGCTGGACGCAAAACTCGCAGCTTTGGACCCCACTTCGTTCGACTACGACTTGCTTGCGACCGCCTTCTTTGGCGAGAGCGAGATCCTTTCCGTCGAGAAAGAGGGGCGTATCTCGCTTTCGCCTCGATTAAAGTCCCTGGCGGGCATCGAGCGCGAGCTGATCTTTGTCGGCAAGGGGTACAAGTTTCAAATTTGGTCACCCGAACGCTATGCGCGGTATCGCGAAAAAGCGATCGAGCAGGCGCGGCGGGTTCTTTGGGGCGATCAGTCTGGCGCAACCCTCGCAGCTCAAGGCAGCGGGGGCGAGGATCGCTCATGA